A section of the Devosia rhizoryzae genome encodes:
- a CDS encoding S41 family peptidase: MRLPTLRAAAVCAALLVPATVLIAQDQTPVQTPSEAPTEVAPGEEVPVDETPNPSGEEPEPTEAEKAIVEARDPLEIYSDLNLFGEIFDRIRAEYVDPPDEEELIRAAIQGMLTSLDPHSGYLPPVEYDEMREDTSGQFGGLGVEIQMEDDLIKVVSPIDDTPAARAGILSNDLIYEIDGKPVQGMTQDEAVELMRGEVGTKVKISVVREGVDKPLEFELTRAVISMRAVRWSMEGDVAVLRLARFSEQAFVGIERAVEDIYEERDGVAPKGIILDLRNNPGGLVDQSVMVSDAFLDRGAVVLTRGRTDGDSDRYDAGPDPLDARLKDVPLVVLINGGSASASEIVAGALQDHKRATLVGTRSFGKGSVQSIISLGPDGAMRLTTARYYTPNNRSIQALGITPDIEVLQVVPEEFQGRDEIIGEAGLEGHIVIEGQEESTVGSSVYVPAEAADDTQLQYAVRLINGEETDPAYPPPQE; the protein is encoded by the coding sequence ATGCGCTTACCCACCCTTCGCGCTGCCGCCGTTTGCGCGGCATTGCTGGTGCCGGCCACCGTATTGATTGCCCAAGACCAGACACCGGTCCAGACGCCGTCCGAGGCACCCACCGAAGTCGCACCCGGCGAAGAGGTGCCCGTCGACGAAACCCCCAATCCAAGCGGCGAAGAGCCCGAGCCCACCGAAGCCGAAAAGGCGATCGTGGAGGCCCGCGATCCGCTCGAGATCTATTCCGACCTCAATCTCTTCGGCGAAATCTTTGATCGCATCCGCGCCGAATATGTCGATCCGCCGGATGAAGAAGAGCTGATCCGCGCCGCCATCCAGGGCATGCTGACCTCGCTTGACCCTCATTCGGGCTACCTGCCGCCTGTCGAATACGACGAAATGCGCGAGGATACGTCCGGTCAGTTCGGCGGTCTTGGCGTCGAAATCCAGATGGAAGACGACCTCATCAAGGTCGTTTCCCCCATCGACGACACGCCCGCTGCGCGCGCCGGCATCTTGTCCAATGACCTGATCTACGAAATCGACGGCAAACCCGTGCAGGGCATGACCCAGGACGAAGCCGTGGAGCTGATGCGCGGCGAAGTGGGCACCAAGGTGAAAATTTCGGTGGTTCGCGAAGGCGTCGATAAGCCGCTCGAATTCGAACTCACCCGCGCCGTCATTTCCATGCGCGCCGTGCGCTGGTCCATGGAAGGCGATGTCGCCGTGCTGCGCCTTGCCCGCTTCTCGGAACAGGCCTTTGTCGGCATCGAACGTGCCGTCGAAGACATCTATGAAGAGCGCGATGGCGTCGCGCCCAAGGGCATCATCCTCGACCTCCGCAACAATCCGGGCGGTCTTGTCGACCAGTCCGTGATGGTAAGCGATGCCTTCCTCGATCGGGGCGCCGTGGTTCTGACCCGTGGCCGCACCGATGGCGACAGCGACCGCTATGACGCTGGTCCCGACCCGCTCGATGCCCGCCTCAAGGACGTGCCGCTCGTCGTGTTGATCAATGGTGGCTCGGCTTCTGCGTCGGAAATCGTCGCCGGTGCGCTCCAGGACCACAAGCGCGCAACGCTGGTCGGCACCCGTTCCTTCGGCAAGGGCTCGGTACAGTCGATCATCTCGCTTGGCCCCGATGGCGCCATGCGGTTGACCACGGCGCGCTACTACACGCCCAACAATCGCTCGATTCAGGCGCTCGGCATCACGCCCGATATCGAAGTGCTGCAGGTCGTGCCCGAAGAGTTCCAAGGCCGCGACGAGATCATCGGCGAGGCCGGGCTTGAAGGCCACATCGTCATCGAAGGCCAGGAAGAATCGACTGTTGGTTCCTCGGTCTATGTGCCGGCCGAAGCGGCTGATGACACGCAGCTGCAATACGCGGTGCGCCTGATCAACGGCGAAGAAACCGATCCGGCCTACCCGCCACCGCAGGAATAG
- a CDS encoding nicotinate-nucleotide adenylyltransferase translates to MSQPIPGITKIPPSAPGMRIGLFGGSFNPIHDGHRLVMEETLRRLRLDQLWVLVTPGNPLKNNEKLAPLADRVTAARQFLAHPRIRVTGFEAARGFTYTWETVRFLTQSLPGRHFVWIMGADSLADLHRWERWRDIAATVPLAVYVRPGSSRRALASRAATTLDFAQLDESDAPLLASAKTPAWIYLQGRQSSLSSSGIRAAKSQK, encoded by the coding sequence TTGAGCCAGCCTATTCCCGGCATCACCAAAATCCCGCCTTCGGCGCCGGGCATGCGCATCGGCCTTTTCGGGGGCAGCTTCAATCCGATTCATGACGGGCATCGCCTCGTCATGGAGGAAACCCTGCGCCGGCTGCGGCTGGATCAGCTTTGGGTGCTCGTTACCCCCGGCAATCCGCTCAAGAACAACGAAAAGCTCGCGCCCCTGGCCGATCGGGTCACAGCTGCCCGGCAATTCCTCGCCCACCCTCGCATCCGCGTCACCGGCTTTGAAGCCGCCAGGGGCTTTACCTATACCTGGGAAACGGTGCGGTTTCTAACGCAGTCCCTGCCCGGTAGGCACTTCGTTTGGATCATGGGCGCCGATAGCCTTGCCGATCTCCACCGTTGGGAACGCTGGCGCGATATTGCCGCCACGGTGCCGCTGGCAGTCTATGTCCGGCCTGGCTCGTCGCGGCGGGCCCTGGCCTCCCGTGCGGCAACAACGCTCGACTTCGCCCAGCTCGACGAAAGCGACGCCCCTCTTCTCGCAAGCGCGAAAACCCCGGCCTGGATCTACCTTCAGGGACGGCAATCGAGTCTCTCGTCCTCGGGTATCAGGGCAGCGAAAAGCCAAAAGTAA
- the rlmH gene encoding 23S rRNA (pseudouridine(1915)-N(3))-methyltransferase RlmH: MRISIAAVGRIKNGPERELVARYLERAQASGKPLALTGFDVHELAESRAGSAASRKAEEAKAIRATLPEGMLVMLDERGKSLSSEAFATQLGRWRDDGRQAVGFVIGGADGIDPDFVKSADLTLSFSPMVWPHQLVRIMLAEQLYRATTILSGHPYHRGD, encoded by the coding sequence GTGCGGATTAGCATTGCCGCCGTCGGGCGGATCAAGAACGGGCCAGAGCGCGAGCTTGTGGCCCGTTATCTTGAGCGGGCGCAGGCTTCGGGCAAGCCGCTGGCCTTGACCGGCTTCGACGTTCACGAACTCGCTGAAAGCCGCGCCGGCTCCGCCGCTTCCCGCAAGGCAGAAGAGGCCAAAGCCATCCGCGCCACCCTGCCCGAGGGCATGCTGGTGATGCTGGACGAGCGCGGCAAATCGCTGAGCTCGGAAGCCTTTGCCACTCAACTCGGCCGCTGGCGCGACGATGGACGTCAGGCGGTCGGCTTCGTCATCGGTGGTGCCGACGGCATCGACCCCGATTTCGTCAAATCCGCCGACCTGACCCTGAGCTTTTCCCCCATGGTCTGGCCTCATCAGCTGGTGCGCATCATGCTGGCTGAACAGCTTTATCGCGCCACCACCATCCTTTCGGGGCATCCCTATCATCGCGGTGACTGA
- a CDS encoding murein hydrolase activator EnvC family protein yields the protein MRLRPARIVTLLLVSGLLAGTAVLPLWAQTETPTNAVDADLRPSIPADPTLVPAPAEPATDVPTTETPLLAPAPAESPAAEPTASPTETAPPPAASSNAADLEEVEASLTISRERIDALKAEIAAMEGDTAQQNAALIAAGQRVKLAEIEVADVEERLSDLIVRELEVRGRLDGADAEIANVLAALQRISLNPPPALVVDPDDALGSARGAMLIAAILPQLRTKADTVAADLKALTDIKTAALAEEATLKANHDVLEEEQLRIATLIAARRQGITQISAQLSEEEAAAVDLAERASTLRELIGALSERAAASATGTPTPAADPDAPTLSPEAIQLAFADTSRTQPAVPFQLARGYLTQPSNGVTVVEFGANDGQGGISQGQSIVTRAEAQVLAPADGFVLYKGPYLNYGQIVILNTGGTYTALLAGLETISVDIGQFVQMGMPIGTMGSRTIGRTVTTSAGNEQPTLYIELRQNNEPFDPAGWWANNGQTG from the coding sequence ATGCGCTTGCGGCCGGCCCGCATCGTTACGCTGTTGCTGGTCAGCGGCCTGCTTGCGGGCACAGCCGTGCTGCCGCTTTGGGCGCAGACCGAAACGCCCACAAACGCGGTCGACGCCGATCTTCGTCCCAGCATTCCGGCCGATCCGACATTGGTGCCGGCGCCGGCTGAACCCGCGACCGACGTTCCCACCACCGAAACCCCGCTGCTCGCGCCTGCCCCTGCCGAGTCACCCGCAGCCGAACCAACAGCGTCCCCCACGGAAACCGCTCCCCCTCCAGCCGCCAGCAGCAATGCCGCAGACCTTGAGGAAGTCGAAGCCTCGCTCACCATCAGCCGCGAACGCATCGATGCGCTCAAGGCCGAGATCGCGGCGATGGAAGGCGACACCGCCCAGCAGAACGCCGCCCTGATCGCCGCCGGACAGCGCGTCAAGCTCGCCGAAATCGAGGTGGCCGATGTCGAGGAACGCCTCTCGGACCTGATCGTGCGGGAACTCGAAGTGCGCGGCCGCCTTGATGGCGCCGATGCCGAGATTGCCAATGTCCTTGCTGCCCTCCAGCGCATCTCGCTCAATCCGCCACCGGCCCTTGTCGTCGACCCCGATGACGCGCTGGGCTCGGCGCGCGGCGCCATGCTGATCGCTGCCATCCTGCCCCAGCTGCGCACCAAGGCCGATACGGTTGCGGCCGACCTCAAGGCGCTCACCGACATCAAGACCGCGGCCCTTGCCGAAGAAGCGACGCTCAAGGCCAATCACGACGTGCTGGAAGAAGAACAGCTGCGCATCGCAACGCTGATCGCCGCCCGCCGCCAGGGCATCACCCAGATCAGTGCGCAACTGAGCGAAGAAGAAGCCGCCGCCGTCGACCTCGCCGAACGCGCCAGCACCCTGCGCGAACTCATCGGCGCCCTTTCCGAGCGTGCCGCCGCCAGTGCTACCGGTACCCCAACACCTGCTGCCGATCCGGACGCACCGACGCTCTCTCCCGAAGCCATCCAGCTTGCCTTCGCCGACACGTCGCGAACCCAGCCCGCCGTGCCGTTCCAGCTGGCGCGCGGCTACCTTACCCAGCCCTCGAACGGCGTCACCGTCGTCGAATTCGGCGCCAATGACGGCCAGGGCGGCATCTCGCAGGGCCAGTCCATCGTCACCCGCGCCGAAGCCCAGGTCCTGGCGCCGGCCGATGGTTTTGTGCTCTACAAGGGCCCTTACCTCAATTACGGCCAGATCGTCATTCTCAATACCGGCGGCACCTACACGGCGCTTCTCGCGGGGCTTGAAACCATCTCGGTCGATATCGGACAATTCGTGCAAATGGGCATGCCGATCGGCACCATGGGATCACGCACAATTGGACGGACGGTCACCACCAGTGCTGGTAACGAGCAACCGACCCTTTATATTGAGCTAAGACAAAACAACGAGCCCTTCGACCCAGCCGGGTGGTGGGCCAATAACGGACAGACGGGATAA
- the rsfS gene encoding ribosome silencing factor — protein sequence MAALPTNTVNTPPAAANAVQKPLIDVILETLDDAKAEETVAVDITGKSSLADHMVVTSGRSQRHVGAVADQVITALRDNGYGKPRVEGMPNADWVLVDAGDVILHIFRPEVREFYSIEKMWQADFAADQH from the coding sequence ATGGCCGCGCTGCCCACCAATACCGTCAACACCCCGCCCGCCGCAGCCAATGCGGTGCAGAAGCCCCTGATCGACGTGATCCTCGAGACGCTCGATGATGCCAAGGCCGAGGAAACCGTTGCGGTCGATATTACCGGCAAGTCCTCGCTGGCCGACCACATGGTCGTGACCTCGGGTCGCTCGCAGCGCCATGTCGGCGCCGTCGCCGATCAGGTGATCACCGCCCTGCGCGACAACGGCTACGGCAAGCCGCGCGTCGAAGGCATGCCCAATGCCGATTGGGTCCTGGTCGATGCGGGCGACGTCATCCTCCACATCTTCCGCCCCGAAGTGCGCGAGTTCTACTCGATCGAAAAGATGTGGCAGGCCGATTTCGCGGCTGATCAGCACTAA
- the proB gene encoding glutamate 5-kinase, with the protein MNPLAPYRRITIKIGSALLVDKAGKLRADWLAGLSEDIAHLKAEGREVVIVSSGAIALGRGLLGLSAIALTLEQSQAAASAGQIALSQAWAEALGRHGIVTGQILITPNITEERRYFLNARTTIQTLLGLGAIPIINENDSVATAEIRYGDNDRLSARVATMIEADLLVLLSDIDGLYTAPPAKDPAAEHLPVVDRITPAIEAMAGGAASHLSRGGMTTKVEAGKIATLAGTAMIIAKGTEAHPLKRLTEGGLHTLFRAATTRAQSRKRWIMGTLAMAGILQVDAGAARALGTGRSLLPIGVTRITGAFERGDTVSIIDPEGQEIGRGLASLDSEDARLVMGKRSDVMAELLGTGNRSEMIHRDNLVLVGAKENAQ; encoded by the coding sequence ATGAACCCCCTCGCCCCCTATCGCCGCATCACCATAAAGATCGGCTCGGCCCTCCTGGTCGACAAGGCAGGCAAGTTGCGCGCGGATTGGCTGGCAGGCCTCTCCGAAGACATCGCGCACTTGAAGGCCGAAGGCCGCGAAGTGGTGATCGTCTCCTCCGGCGCCATCGCGCTCGGTCGCGGGCTTTTGGGCCTGTCCGCCATTGCCCTGACGCTTGAACAATCGCAGGCCGCCGCCAGCGCGGGTCAGATCGCCCTCTCGCAGGCCTGGGCTGAGGCACTCGGCCGGCACGGCATCGTCACCGGCCAGATCTTGATCACGCCCAACATCACCGAAGAGCGGCGCTATTTCCTTAATGCCCGCACCACCATCCAGACGCTTCTGGGCCTGGGCGCCATTCCGATCATCAACGAGAATGACTCGGTGGCAACTGCCGAAATCCGCTACGGCGACAATGACCGCCTGTCGGCCCGCGTCGCGACCATGATCGAGGCGGATCTTCTGGTGCTGCTGTCCGATATCGACGGGCTCTATACCGCACCTCCCGCCAAGGATCCCGCTGCCGAGCATCTGCCGGTGGTCGACCGCATCACCCCTGCCATCGAGGCCATGGCCGGTGGCGCTGCCAGCCACCTGTCGCGCGGCGGCATGACCACCAAGGTCGAGGCCGGAAAGATCGCAACGCTTGCCGGCACGGCCATGATCATCGCCAAAGGCACCGAAGCGCACCCGCTAAAACGCCTGACCGAAGGCGGCTTGCATACCCTGTTCCGCGCGGCCACGACCCGCGCCCAGTCGCGAAAACGCTGGATCATGGGGACGCTGGCCATGGCCGGGATCCTCCAGGTCGATGCCGGCGCCGCGCGCGCCCTGGGCACCGGGCGCTCACTGCTGCCGATCGGCGTGACCCGCATCACCGGCGCGTTCGAACGCGGCGACACGGTTTCCATCATCGATCCCGAAGGCCAAGAAATTGGCCGCGGTCTTGCAAGCCTGGATAGCGAGGACGCGCGGCTGGTCATGGGCAAAAGGAGCGATGTGATGGCCGAGCTTTTGGGCACCGGCAACCGCAGCGAGATGATCCATCGCGACAATCTGGTGCTCGTGGGCGCCAAGGAGAATGCACAATGA
- a CDS encoding glutamate-5-semialdehyde dehydrogenase gives MSAVEVTDIGALMSEIGQKARLGARALAIASPEQKRTALLTAAGALNAHRKKILQANALDMEAARTKGISGAFLDRLELTDKRIDGIIEAVRTIADLPDPVGTVISEWDRPNGLHIERVRTPLGVIGVIFESRPNVTADAGALCIKSGNAVILRGGSDSFHSSTAIVDCLLDGLHLAGLPVGCVQLVPTTDREAVGEMLKGLGGTIDVIVPRGGKSLVARVQSEARVPVFAHLEGLVHVYIDRSADLEKAVTVTLNAKMRRTGICGAAETLLVHQDVVATHLKPIVEALIAKGCEIRGDAQVQALIADAKPATEQDWRTEYEDAIISVKVVESLEAAIAHIEHYSSHHTEAIIAEDAAAVEKFFNEIDSAILVHNASTQFADGGEFGFGGEIGIATGKMHARGPVGVEQLTSFKYRVRGNGQLRP, from the coding sequence ATGAGCGCAGTGGAAGTCACCGATATCGGCGCGCTGATGAGCGAGATCGGCCAAAAGGCCCGCCTTGGCGCGCGTGCCCTGGCCATCGCCTCGCCGGAGCAGAAGCGCACCGCTCTCTTAACTGCTGCTGGCGCGCTCAATGCCCATCGCAAGAAGATCCTCCAGGCCAACGCGCTCGACATGGAAGCGGCCCGCACCAAAGGCATTTCCGGCGCCTTCCTCGACCGGCTCGAGCTTACCGACAAGCGCATCGACGGCATCATCGAGGCGGTACGCACCATTGCCGACCTCCCCGACCCCGTCGGCACGGTGATCAGCGAATGGGACCGGCCCAACGGCCTTCACATCGAGCGCGTGCGCACGCCCCTGGGCGTCATCGGCGTCATCTTTGAATCGCGCCCCAACGTAACCGCCGATGCCGGCGCGCTTTGCATAAAGTCGGGCAATGCCGTGATCCTGCGCGGCGGTTCGGACTCGTTCCATTCCTCGACCGCCATCGTCGATTGCCTGCTCGATGGCCTCCATCTCGCTGGCCTGCCGGTCGGATGCGTCCAGCTGGTGCCCACCACCGATCGCGAGGCGGTGGGTGAAATGCTCAAGGGCCTTGGCGGCACGATCGACGTCATCGTTCCCCGCGGCGGCAAATCGCTAGTGGCGCGGGTCCAGAGCGAAGCCCGCGTGCCCGTCTTTGCCCATCTCGAAGGCCTGGTGCATGTCTATATCGACCGCTCGGCCGATCTCGAAAAGGCGGTAACCGTCACCCTCAACGCCAAGATGCGGCGCACCGGTATATGCGGCGCAGCAGAAACGCTTCTCGTGCATCAGGACGTCGTCGCCACGCACCTCAAACCCATCGTCGAGGCGCTGATTGCCAAGGGTTGCGAAATCCGCGGCGATGCCCAAGTGCAGGCGCTGATCGCCGATGCTAAGCCCGCCACCGAACAGGATTGGCGCACCGAATACGAAGACGCCATCATTTCGGTAAAGGTGGTCGAAAGCCTCGAGGCGGCGATCGCTCATATTGAGCACTATTCGAGCCACCACACCGAGGCGATCATTGCCGAAGACGCGGCGGCCGTCGAAAAGTTCTTCAATGAGATCGATAGCGCCATCCTCGTCCACAATGCCTCGACCCAATTCGCCGACGGCGGCGAATTCGGCTTTGGCGGCGAAATCGGCATCGCCACCGGCAAGATGCATGCGCGTGGGCCGGTCGGCGTCGAACAGCTGACGAGCTTCAAATACCGCGTGCGCGGCAACGGACAGCTGCGCCCTTGA